From Spartinivicinus poritis:
ATAATAAGAATAACCACAACCAGGTTGATGAACGACACTCCCTTTTGAACCACCAATATTTGTACCATTTGGCTGGTTAGCTATCATAACCCCCGAGGCCATTAATGCTTCCCAGTCCATACTACCAGAATCGTCAAATAAAATAACAATATTTGGTTCAGCGCCTGGCGCTATTTCTAGAGCATTCTGGGCTAAGTTCAAAGGCCCAGAATGTGTTGTTGGTATAACCATTATTGATGCAACTGCCAGCGCAATAGGTGTCCTTCTCATTGTGGGCTTGTGGCATTTCATATTTTTTACCCCTTGCAAGCTACCCCTGCATATTACATTTGTTTTGCGTACATACTTTGTAAAATTACTTGTGAGTCTGCCGAGCTACCCACCCCTCTGGCTGTAACACGAAATATTTCTATTTCTCCCAAGGCGGCAGATTCTCCATAATTATCCTGGTTTAAAACAGCACTATCAGGTTTAATAGTGGCGTAGTTTTCTATGTAATACTCTGGATCTCCTTGTACATAATATCCAGTCATTTGCTGTGAGGTTAATTTCTGTGTATTTATATTTTTCCAGTTTTGCCACATCGCACCATCTGCAGCACTTTTTGAATATAAGCCATTATCTCCCTTATCAGTAAATAGTGCCAAGGTCCCAACATTATCCCTTACAAAACCTTCGGCCTCCATCAGGGTTTTTTCTGCTGTCTGAAAAGCAACATTATAGTCTCGAAAGTTTGCACTGATTTTTGCGTCAATATTAGCTCTATCTACTGCATTAATGCCTATAATAGATAAAACAAGCAGAATAATTAAACTAATAAATAATACAGCCCCTTGTTGTTTATCCGGTAGATTATTTAATCTTTTAGCAGCTGACACAGGTAAATTTTTTGCTTTTGTATATATAATCGCTAGCATATTAACTACCTCTATTTCTAAGCTTTACGGTATGAGAAAAAGTACGACGT
This genomic window contains:
- a CDS encoding pilus assembly PilX family protein, giving the protein MLAIIYTKAKNLPVSAAKRLNNLPDKQQGAVLFISLIILLVLSIIGINAVDRANIDAKISANFRDYNVAFQTAEKTLMEAEGFVRDNVGTLALFTDKGDNGLYSKSAADGAMWQNWKNINTQKLTSQQMTGYYVQGDPEYYIENYATIKPDSAVLNQDNYGESAALGEIEIFRVTARGVGSSADSQVILQSMYAKQM